A genomic stretch from Nocardia wallacei includes:
- a CDS encoding epoxide hydrolase family protein: protein MERFRIDVPDDVLTDLRRRLTDTRWPEAECVDDWSQGIPLAYTRELAHYWATEYDWRATESALNQFDQYVTEIDGLPIHFVHQRSPHPDAFPLIITHGWPGSIVEFGKIIAPLTNPTAHGGRAADAFHVVCPSLPGYGFSGKPTGTGWNAARIAAAWETLMTRLGYDRYGAQGGDWGAAITTEIGRNVGHCVGIHTNMPIATPTEGALHDPTEAERDALAALKYYRRWDCGYAKQQSTRPQTIGYGLVDSPVALLAWIVEKFWSWTDCDGHPENALTRDEILDNVTLYWITGTGASAARLYWESSAAFGHGARVEIPTGIASFPKEIGRSPRSWCEPNYHITHWTTMPRGGHFAAFEQPDLFTTDLRAFFATVR from the coding sequence ATCGAACGTTTTCGGATCGACGTCCCCGATGACGTGCTCACCGACCTGCGCCGCCGCCTCACCGATACCCGCTGGCCCGAGGCCGAGTGCGTCGACGACTGGAGCCAGGGCATCCCGCTGGCCTACACCCGGGAGCTCGCCCACTACTGGGCCACCGAATACGATTGGCGGGCAACGGAATCGGCGCTCAACCAGTTCGATCAATACGTCACCGAAATCGACGGGCTGCCCATTCATTTCGTGCATCAGCGCTCGCCCCACCCCGACGCCTTTCCCCTGATCATTACGCACGGCTGGCCCGGCTCCATCGTCGAATTCGGCAAAATCATTGCGCCCCTGACGAATCCGACCGCACACGGCGGCCGCGCCGCGGACGCCTTCCACGTCGTCTGCCCCTCGCTGCCGGGGTACGGCTTCTCCGGGAAGCCGACCGGCACGGGGTGGAACGCGGCGCGCATCGCCGCGGCATGGGAGACCTTGATGACCCGGCTGGGCTACGATCGGTACGGCGCTCAGGGCGGCGACTGGGGCGCCGCGATCACGACGGAGATCGGCCGCAATGTGGGGCACTGCGTCGGGATCCACACCAATATGCCCATCGCCACCCCCACCGAGGGCGCGCTGCACGATCCCACCGAGGCCGAACGTGACGCGCTGGCCGCCCTGAAGTACTACCGGCGCTGGGATTGCGGGTACGCCAAACAGCAGTCCACCCGTCCGCAGACCATCGGCTACGGCCTGGTCGACTCACCGGTCGCGCTACTGGCCTGGATCGTGGAAAAATTCTGGTCGTGGACCGACTGCGACGGCCACCCCGAGAACGCCCTGACCCGAGACGAGATCCTCGACAATGTAACCCTGTACTGGATCACCGGCACCGGAGCCTCCGCCGCGCGCCTGTACTGGGAGAGCTCGGCCGCGTTCGGCCATGGTGCGCGCGTCGAAATCCCTACCGGCATAGCCTCTTTCCCGAAGGAAATCGGCCGCTCCCCGCGCTCCTGGTGCGAACCGAACTACCACATCACCCACTGGACCACGATGCCCCGCGGCGGACACTTCGCCGCCTTCGAACAACCGGACCTCTTCACCACCGACCTGCGCGCCTTCTTCGCCACCGTCCGCTGA
- a CDS encoding helix-turn-helix domain-containing protein has product MASFADRLNKLFATVHPPGRPPLSNAEVAANLAAAGQPVSKPYLSQLRSGQRTNPSAETIAALAKFFKVEPQYFTDDVYAARVDHDLELLSQLRGYNLRRLSSRAFDLSEESQNLLAVMADKLRASEGLSEFHTDPADR; this is encoded by the coding sequence ATGGCGAGTTTTGCGGACCGGTTGAACAAGTTGTTCGCCACTGTTCATCCCCCCGGACGCCCGCCGCTCAGCAATGCCGAGGTCGCGGCGAATCTCGCCGCGGCGGGACAACCCGTTTCCAAGCCGTACCTCTCGCAGCTGCGGTCCGGGCAACGCACGAATCCCTCCGCCGAGACGATTGCGGCGCTGGCGAAGTTCTTCAAAGTGGAACCGCAGTATTTCACCGACGACGTCTACGCCGCGCGCGTGGACCACGATCTGGAACTGCTCTCGCAACTACGCGGATACAACTTGCGCAGGCTCTCCAGTCGCGCGTTCGACCTCTCCGAGGAATCCCAGAATCTCCTCGCCGTCATGGCCGACAAACTCCGTGCGAGTGAGGGTCTTTCGGAATTCCACACCGACCCGGCCGACCGCTGA
- a CDS encoding histone-like nucleoid-structuring protein Lsr2, with protein sequence MAKKVIVELVDDYDGKSKAEETVRFGIDGVEYEIDLSVRNAGKLRKVFEEWIEPARKVGRIPKGKNKIAARPRNDSGQTAAIRDWARKNGYNVSSRGRVQADIIEAYNKAS encoded by the coding sequence ATGGCAAAGAAGGTCATCGTCGAGCTCGTGGACGACTACGACGGCAAATCCAAAGCCGAGGAGACCGTGCGCTTCGGCATCGACGGTGTGGAGTACGAAATCGATCTGTCCGTTCGCAATGCGGGCAAGCTCCGCAAGGTGTTCGAAGAGTGGATCGAACCGGCCCGCAAGGTGGGCCGAATTCCCAAGGGCAAGAACAAGATCGCCGCTCGGCCGCGTAACGACAGCGGTCAGACGGCGGCCATCCGCGACTGGGCTCGCAAGAACGGTTACAACGTGTCCAGCCGCGGCCGCGTCCAGGCCGACATCATCGAGGCGTACAACAAGGCCAGCTGA
- a CDS encoding 6,7-dimethyl-8-ribityllumazine synthase, translating into MSPTSHRIALVAARWHADIVDRAVAACRAGLAERGFADVEVIEVPGAFEIPLRAKRLAAGGRYAAVAGCALVVDGGIYRHDFVAATVVDALMRIQLDTDVPVFSAVLTPHHFHEHAEHVAYFARHFEIKGAELANAIASTLSLDAAAA; encoded by the coding sequence ATGTCACCCACTTCCCACCGCATCGCCCTCGTCGCCGCCCGCTGGCACGCCGACATCGTCGACCGGGCCGTGGCGGCCTGTCGCGCCGGTCTGGCCGAGCGCGGATTCGCCGACGTCGAGGTGATCGAGGTGCCCGGCGCATTCGAGATCCCGTTGCGCGCCAAGCGTTTGGCCGCCGGTGGCCGATACGCCGCCGTGGCGGGGTGCGCGCTGGTGGTCGACGGCGGCATCTACCGGCACGACTTCGTGGCCGCGACCGTGGTGGACGCGCTCATGCGAATACAACTCGACACCGACGTGCCGGTGTTCTCGGCGGTGCTCACCCCGCACCATTTCCACGAGCACGCCGAACACGTCGCCTATTTCGCCCGCCACTTCGAGATCAAGGGCGCAGAACTGGCCAACGCCATCGCGTCGACCCTGAGCCTGGACGCCGCCGCGGCCTGA
- a CDS encoding OsmC family protein: protein MTADTGTPLNDIVEATATAVAADPTQALVVFRAAGTPEGAVGSTIRLGGHTVRVDEPPALGGADTAPNPVEVYLAALIACQVVTYRFWAQQLGIAVDDLAVDAEGDLDVRGFFGLDDSVRPGFRSIRVTVRVSGPESAQRYEELQRAVDAHCPVLDLTTGRTPVQTTLVTS, encoded by the coding sequence ATGACAGCCGACACGGGGACGCCGCTCAACGACATCGTCGAGGCCACCGCGACCGCGGTGGCCGCCGATCCGACGCAGGCGCTCGTGGTGTTCCGCGCCGCCGGGACACCCGAGGGCGCGGTGGGCAGCACGATCCGGCTCGGCGGGCACACCGTGCGCGTGGACGAGCCACCGGCGCTCGGAGGCGCCGACACCGCGCCCAATCCGGTCGAGGTATACCTGGCGGCGCTGATCGCCTGCCAGGTGGTGACCTACCGGTTCTGGGCCCAGCAGCTCGGGATCGCCGTGGACGACCTGGCCGTCGACGCCGAGGGCGACCTCGACGTCCGCGGTTTCTTCGGGTTGGACGACAGTGTGCGGCCGGGCTTTCGGTCGATCCGGGTGACGGTGCGGGTCAGCGGACCCGAGTCCGCGCAACGGTACGAGGAATTGCAGCGCGCCGTCGACGCCCACTGCCCCGTGCTGGATCTCACCACCGGCCGGACCCCCGTGCAGACCACGCTGGTGACGTCGTAG
- a CDS encoding E3 ubiquitin ligase family protein, translated as MWWFIATAGLLAAAGAGMFQLHRTRARLVAMTVAERLSIPELEQFREVSDELGARGGFRRISEVTGVAHPHPDGPLQAELSRAECVWYRYRVERHYEEFRYRDGKRERKRRTEKVAEHTSWQGFAVIDDEGRTLGVDPGGTDPDHAVKTVDRFEPYRENSSGDLLGGILDRVLGGGDGTIGYKYTEWIIPVGQRLYILGEVHDRSGPLMIGKPGASGHFVISTRTAQQLRDEAATYHARWRLVVLAGALLGLITLVAGVVDIVM; from the coding sequence ATGTGGTGGTTCATCGCTACGGCCGGCCTGCTCGCCGCGGCCGGGGCGGGGATGTTCCAGTTGCATCGCACCCGGGCGCGGCTGGTGGCGATGACCGTGGCGGAGCGGCTGTCGATCCCGGAATTGGAACAGTTCCGCGAGGTGTCCGACGAGTTGGGGGCGCGCGGCGGTTTCCGGCGGATCAGCGAGGTCACGGGCGTGGCACATCCGCATCCGGACGGGCCGCTGCAGGCCGAACTGTCACGCGCCGAGTGCGTCTGGTACCGCTACCGGGTCGAACGGCACTACGAGGAATTCCGGTATCGCGACGGGAAACGAGAACGCAAGCGCCGCACGGAGAAGGTCGCCGAGCACACCTCGTGGCAGGGTTTCGCGGTGATCGACGACGAGGGCCGCACCCTCGGCGTGGACCCGGGCGGCACCGACCCCGATCACGCCGTCAAGACCGTGGATCGCTTCGAACCGTATCGCGAGAACAGTTCCGGCGATCTGCTCGGCGGGATTCTGGATCGGGTGCTCGGCGGGGGCGACGGCACGATCGGCTACAAATACACCGAATGGATCATCCCGGTCGGGCAGCGACTCTACATTCTCGGCGAGGTGCACGACAGGAGCGGCCCGCTGATGATCGGGAAACCCGGCGCGAGCGGACATTTCGTCATCTCCACCCGCACCGCGCAGCAGTTGCGGGACGAGGCGGCCACCTACCACGCCCGGTGGCGGCTGGTCGTCCTGGCGGGGGCGCTGCTGGGCCTCATTACTCTGGTCGCGGGCGTAGTCGACATCGTGATGTGA
- a CDS encoding phosphatase PAP2 family protein, whose protein sequence is MVESPTQSHARVEESRRAHPVLRNVVRYGYLAGLVAAVLTGLIPGSRLTEAAWILTGIAAFRIDRPWREHLRMLVDWLPLIGALLVYDYTRDIADKLGMPLRMDELVAVDRWLFHGTVPTVWLQEHLAGDGPPWWTPIVGIVYTTHFIVPWLVAGIFYLYSRPLWTRYMRRILLLSYLSLITYILVPAAPPWFASREGAIAEQVRRISGFGLGVVSPDISAQWLESHGNYVAALPSLHAGFALLVTVTLWPLARRWWLRVPLAAFPAAMAFTLVYGGEHYVFDILLGFAYVAVTIVLARLWERRRPVAAAPKSVRPEPAGVGSAR, encoded by the coding sequence ATGGTCGAGTCGCCCACGCAGTCTCACGCTCGGGTGGAGGAGAGCCGCCGGGCCCACCCCGTGCTGCGCAACGTGGTCCGGTACGGGTACCTGGCGGGCCTGGTCGCCGCCGTCCTCACCGGACTGATTCCCGGCAGCCGCCTCACCGAGGCCGCGTGGATCCTCACCGGCATCGCGGCGTTCCGGATCGATCGGCCCTGGCGCGAGCACCTGCGCATGCTCGTCGATTGGCTGCCGCTGATCGGCGCGCTGCTGGTGTACGATTACACCCGCGACATCGCCGACAAGCTCGGAATGCCGCTGCGGATGGACGAACTCGTCGCCGTCGACCGGTGGTTGTTCCACGGCACCGTCCCCACCGTCTGGCTGCAGGAGCATCTCGCAGGCGACGGGCCGCCCTGGTGGACGCCGATCGTGGGCATCGTCTACACCACCCACTTCATCGTCCCGTGGCTGGTGGCGGGGATCTTCTACCTCTACTCGCGGCCGCTGTGGACCCGGTACATGCGCCGGATCCTGCTGCTGTCCTACCTCTCCCTGATCACCTACATCCTGGTGCCCGCCGCGCCGCCGTGGTTCGCCTCGCGCGAGGGCGCGATCGCCGAGCAGGTGCGGCGCATCTCCGGCTTCGGGCTCGGCGTGGTGTCGCCCGACATCAGCGCGCAATGGCTGGAGTCGCACGGCAATTACGTCGCCGCGCTGCCGTCTCTGCACGCGGGATTCGCGCTGCTGGTGACCGTGACCCTGTGGCCGCTGGCGCGCCGGTGGTGGCTGCGCGTGCCGCTGGCCGCGTTCCCGGCGGCGATGGCCTTCACTTTGGTCTACGGCGGGGAGCACTACGTCTTCGACATCCTGCTCGGCTTCGCCTACGTCGCGGTGACCATCGTGCTCGCGCGGCTGTGGGAGCGCCGCCGTCCCGTCGCGGCCGCGCCGAAATCGGTGCGGCCGGAACCGGCCGGGGTCGGCAGCGCGCGCTGA
- a CDS encoding organic hydroperoxide resistance protein — protein MKTLYTAEALATGDGRNGHARSTDGKIDVNLSAPTSMGGDGEGTNPEQLFAAGYAACFHSALRLVGKQAGANIDDSAVGAKVGIGPDDAGGFQLEVTLEVTLPHLPRDEARQLADRAHQVCPYSNATRGNIDVTVLVAED, from the coding sequence ATGAAGACGCTGTACACCGCGGAGGCGCTGGCCACCGGCGACGGGCGCAACGGGCACGCGCGCAGCACCGACGGCAAGATCGACGTGAACCTGTCGGCCCCGACATCGATGGGCGGCGACGGCGAGGGCACCAATCCCGAGCAGTTGTTCGCGGCCGGTTACGCCGCGTGCTTCCACTCCGCGCTGCGGCTGGTCGGCAAGCAGGCCGGGGCGAACATCGACGACTCCGCCGTCGGCGCGAAGGTCGGCATCGGCCCCGACGACGCCGGGGGCTTCCAATTGGAGGTCACGCTCGAGGTGACCCTCCCGCACCTGCCACGCGACGAGGCGCGGCAACTCGCCGACCGGGCGCATCAGGTCTGCCCGTACTCCAACGCCACCCGCGGCAATATCGACGTGACCGTGCTGGTCGCCGAGGACTGA
- a CDS encoding MarR family winged helix-turn-helix transcriptional regulator, translating to MTNPLALDRQVCFPLYAASRAMTAVYRPKLEALGLTYPQYLVMLVLWERDGRSVGELCAELNLDSGTLSPLLKRLQASGLVERTRSVADERRVEIRLSDRGRELREQACGIPAEMAEAIGMPIEEIEALRDTLRRLTHALTEHTHPKET from the coding sequence ATGACCAATCCGCTGGCGCTCGATCGGCAGGTGTGCTTCCCGCTCTACGCCGCCTCGCGAGCGATGACTGCGGTATACCGCCCGAAGCTCGAGGCGCTGGGCCTGACCTACCCGCAATACCTGGTGATGCTGGTGCTGTGGGAGCGCGACGGCCGCAGCGTGGGGGAGTTGTGCGCGGAACTCAACCTGGACTCCGGCACGCTGTCGCCGCTGCTCAAACGGTTGCAGGCGAGCGGTCTGGTGGAGCGCACCCGCTCGGTGGCCGATGAGCGCCGGGTCGAGATCCGGCTCTCCGACCGCGGGCGCGAACTGCGCGAACAGGCCTGCGGCATCCCCGCGGAGATGGCCGAGGCGATCGGGATGCCGATCGAGGAGATCGAGGCGCTGCGCGACACGCTGCGCCGGCTGACACACGCTCTGACCGAACACACCCACCCGAAGGAGACCTGA
- a CDS encoding LLM class F420-dependent oxidoreductase, producing MELGFHVPIFDIDGGTTAIAGELARVGAAAEASGATWLSFMDHYFQIEPTGLPAESNMLEGYTTLGYLAAHTSTVELGLLVTGVTYRHPGLLAKIVTTLDVLSGGRAVLGIGAAWFDREHHGLGVPFPAIAERFERLEETLRICAQMWDPADNGPFDGKYYQLAETLCAPQPINRPKVLIGGGGERKTLRLVARYGDACNLFATDPADVRHKLDVLRRHCDEAGRDYATIRKTVVANNPRPTLDTRDEFVRAMADYATLGIDAVIVTPTTGSPAAWIDGMAPAVAQLAEL from the coding sequence ATGGAACTCGGTTTCCACGTACCGATCTTCGATATCGACGGCGGCACCACGGCCATCGCCGGCGAACTGGCCAGAGTGGGCGCGGCGGCGGAAGCCTCCGGCGCGACCTGGCTGTCGTTCATGGACCACTACTTCCAGATCGAGCCGACGGGCCTGCCGGCGGAGTCGAACATGCTGGAGGGTTACACCACGCTCGGCTACCTGGCCGCGCACACCTCGACCGTCGAGCTCGGGCTGCTGGTGACGGGTGTGACCTACCGGCATCCGGGACTGCTGGCCAAGATCGTGACCACCCTCGACGTGCTGTCGGGCGGCCGGGCCGTGCTGGGCATCGGGGCCGCGTGGTTCGATCGCGAGCACCACGGACTCGGCGTGCCGTTCCCGGCGATCGCGGAGCGATTCGAGCGGCTCGAGGAGACGCTGCGGATCTGCGCGCAGATGTGGGACCCGGCCGACAACGGCCCGTTCGACGGCAAGTACTACCAGCTGGCCGAAACCCTCTGCGCGCCACAGCCGATCAACCGTCCCAAGGTGCTGATCGGAGGCGGCGGCGAGCGCAAGACGCTGCGGCTGGTCGCACGGTACGGCGACGCCTGCAATTTGTTCGCCACCGACCCGGCCGACGTGCGGCACAAGCTCGACGTCCTGCGGCGCCATTGCGACGAGGCGGGCCGCGACTACGCCACCATCCGCAAGACCGTCGTCGCCAACAACCCGCGGCCTACCCTCGACACCCGCGACGAATTCGTCCGGGCCATGGCCGATTACGCGACGCTCGGGATCGACGCCGTGATCGTGACGCCGACCACCGGCTCGCCCGCCGCCTGGATCGACGGCATGGCACCGGCCGTCGCGCAGCTCGCCGAATTGTGA
- a CDS encoding NUDIX hydrolase: MSVSMFDEVLPRGERDGVGLRVGAIIARHGEVLLLEPHSTGPIRPTRKLPGATVEPGESVTGAVIRGVREETGLTVTHIGAHVGDFDYLSPAGKPVRRLHFVVDVAATEPIVLGAHAGYLWAPLDGDLHVTSSIRKILDTYGDLVGP; the protein is encoded by the coding sequence ATGTCGGTTTCGATGTTCGACGAGGTGCTTCCGCGCGGCGAACGGGATGGTGTAGGGCTACGGGTCGGCGCTATCATCGCGCGCCACGGGGAAGTGTTGCTGCTGGAACCGCACAGCACGGGCCCCATCCGGCCCACCCGCAAGTTGCCGGGCGCCACCGTGGAGCCGGGGGAGTCCGTGACGGGCGCGGTCATCCGCGGCGTGCGCGAGGAGACGGGGCTGACGGTCACGCACATCGGTGCGCACGTCGGCGATTTCGACTATCTGTCACCGGCCGGCAAGCCGGTGCGGCGGCTGCACTTCGTGGTGGACGTGGCGGCCACCGAGCCGATCGTGCTCGGCGCCCACGCCGGCTATCTGTGGGCGCCGCTGGACGGCGACCTGCACGTCACGTCTTCGATCCGCAAGATCCTCGACACCTACGGGGATCTGGTCGGCCCCTGA
- a CDS encoding condensation domain-containing protein — protein MVNFGLIDEWEPAPGRLVSWVAAPDAVDRAKQAPVHPVPPSHQQEQYLLLADRHAAADFRFSGLCLVTAEIPAADLDLAAMTRVINAFLLRHDTFRTWFDIEPPGTVRRHLVPADVVNFVPVDYGRIDDPAAIREHVQKTTPGPFQWDCFTFGAISHGETTTVYLAADHLHTDGLGQYISCFDLAQLYAAEVWEGSDELAPAASYLDYCATERSYTERLTLSSPGVRKWMELLRGNDGELPSFPLDLGKRTDIYNRSAHRSVQLLTKAESDRFEQICRANDAEFVGGAFAAAALAERELVGSDYYFGMTPVSTRTSAAERASVGWYVTLVPVAFPVGATMPYTRALTVAQRAYENGIRLAPTSFHRVVELLPADSEIKARPGWSTPMISYVDARDFVGHEFFGEVTGGIYANRAASEEVLIWINRFPEETTLSVIYPDTPVAHDSVRRYVEAMKSVFVGMLRDELHQPA, from the coding sequence GTGGTCAATTTCGGGCTGATCGACGAATGGGAGCCCGCCCCCGGTCGACTGGTCAGCTGGGTGGCCGCACCGGACGCGGTGGACCGGGCCAAGCAGGCGCCGGTGCACCCGGTTCCTCCGTCGCACCAGCAGGAACAGTATCTACTCCTGGCCGATCGGCACGCCGCGGCGGATTTCCGGTTCTCCGGCCTGTGCCTGGTGACCGCCGAGATCCCCGCGGCGGACCTGGATCTGGCGGCGATGACACGGGTCATCAACGCTTTCCTGTTGCGGCACGACACGTTTCGCACCTGGTTCGACATCGAGCCGCCCGGCACCGTGCGCCGCCACCTGGTGCCCGCCGACGTGGTGAACTTCGTCCCCGTCGACTACGGCCGCATCGACGATCCGGCCGCCATCCGCGAGCACGTCCAGAAGACGACTCCCGGCCCGTTCCAATGGGATTGCTTCACCTTCGGCGCGATCTCGCACGGCGAGACCACCACCGTCTATCTGGCCGCCGACCACCTGCACACCGACGGGCTGGGGCAGTACATCTCGTGCTTCGACCTCGCTCAGCTCTACGCGGCCGAGGTGTGGGAGGGCTCCGACGAGCTGGCCCCGGCGGCAAGCTATCTCGATTACTGCGCCACGGAGCGGTCCTACACCGAGCGGTTGACGCTGTCCTCGCCCGGCGTGCGCAAGTGGATGGAGCTGCTGCGCGGCAACGACGGCGAATTGCCTTCCTTCCCTTTGGATCTCGGCAAGCGCACCGACATCTACAACCGCAGCGCGCATCGCAGCGTGCAGTTGCTGACCAAGGCGGAGAGCGACCGCTTCGAGCAGATCTGCCGCGCCAACGACGCCGAATTCGTGGGCGGCGCCTTCGCCGCCGCGGCACTGGCCGAACGCGAACTCGTCGGCAGCGACTACTACTTCGGCATGACGCCGGTCAGCACCCGCACCTCCGCGGCCGAACGCGCCTCGGTGGGCTGGTACGTGACCCTGGTGCCGGTGGCGTTCCCGGTCGGCGCCACCATGCCGTACACCCGTGCGCTGACCGTCGCGCAGCGCGCCTACGAGAACGGTATCCGGTTGGCTCCCACGTCGTTTCACCGCGTCGTGGAGCTGCTTCCCGCGGACTCCGAGATCAAGGCCCGGCCCGGCTGGTCGACGCCGATGATCTCCTACGTCGACGCCCGCGACTTCGTCGGTCACGAGTTCTTCGGCGAGGTGACCGGCGGCATCTACGCCAACCGCGCCGCGTCGGAGGAGGTGCTGATCTGGATCAACCGCTTCCCGGAGGAGACCACGCTCAGCGTCATCTACCCGGATACCCCGGTGGCCCACGACTCGGTGCGAAGGTATGTCGAGGCGATGAAATCGGTATTCGTCGGGATGCTACGCGACGAGCTCCACCAACCCGCGTAG